In the Thermococcus sp. MAR1 genome, one interval contains:
- a CDS encoding cysteine synthase family protein has product MSFAKLEFFNPFSRSIKDRAVFNMLMKALERGDINGTKRLFEATSGNVGISLAALSNVFGIEFRAYLPKPTPKATQVLLKVLGAEVVMSDFETIDPAMVQYVVEEAKKAGAANLNQFENDDNFLAHRLTAREIEEQLRSIGKTPDVIIAGIGTSGHIAGIASYFKERYDTQVIGVVPAKGEKIPGIKRLETRPKWYFQVEIDRVVEITRKEAIEGAIRVARGDGLLIGLSSGAVFRAYGKIAGELGEKTYVLIFPDDGFKYVEVFESYLGMV; this is encoded by the coding sequence ATGTCTTTTGCCAAGCTGGAGTTCTTTAACCCCTTCAGCAGGAGCATAAAGGACAGGGCCGTTTTTAACATGCTTATGAAGGCCCTGGAGCGCGGGGACATCAACGGCACGAAAAGACTTTTTGAGGCAACCTCCGGCAACGTCGGGATTTCTCTGGCGGCTTTGAGCAACGTTTTTGGCATCGAGTTCAGGGCATATCTGCCGAAGCCAACGCCCAAGGCCACGCAGGTTCTCCTGAAGGTTCTCGGTGCGGAGGTCGTCATGAGTGACTTCGAGACCATAGACCCTGCCATGGTTCAGTACGTCGTCGAAGAGGCGAAGAAGGCCGGAGCAGCTAACCTCAATCAGTTCGAAAACGACGACAACTTTCTGGCTCACCGCTTAACCGCCAGGGAGATAGAGGAACAGCTGAGGAGCATAGGGAAAACCCCCGACGTCATAATAGCAGGCATAGGCACTTCGGGCCACATAGCAGGCATAGCGAGCTACTTCAAGGAGCGCTACGACACGCAGGTTATCGGCGTCGTTCCAGCGAAGGGTGAGAAGATACCCGGGATCAAGCGCCTTGAGACGAGGCCCAAGTGGTACTTCCAGGTTGAGATAGACAGGGTCGTGGAGATAACGAGAAAAGAGGCCATCGAAGGAGCTATCCGCGTCGCCAGAGGCGACGGCCTTCTCATAGGCCTAAGCTCCGGTGCCGTTTTCAGGGCCTATGGGAAGATCGCCGGAGAACTCGGCGAGAAGACCTACGTCCTCATCTTCCCGGACGATGGGTTTAAATACGTGGAGGTCTTTGAAAGCTACCTGGGGATGGTATGA
- a CDS encoding nucleotidyltransferase domain-containing protein, which translates to MRFSNLPTRLSELEKVAEDFRRKHERVFDVILYGSVTQGKEAPNDLDFMVLLTGANDVERFELAFEFKEMLIDRGFPHERLDVKAMSLEQMWDPNYLAVPGLIITGYSLIRRRPLHELMNGEGYALFILDVRGMTKNEKNKFSFALRGRDGKTGILRDLGGRYLAPWVVLLPVEVTYSFKEFLKMWKVPYELYLMFGTLYESKDWRIEEGIVRP; encoded by the coding sequence ATGAGGTTCTCAAACTTGCCGACAAGATTAAGTGAACTGGAAAAGGTTGCGGAGGACTTTAGGAGGAAGCATGAGAGGGTCTTTGACGTGATCCTCTATGGCTCCGTGACTCAGGGGAAAGAAGCCCCAAACGATCTCGACTTCATGGTGCTCCTCACCGGAGCAAATGATGTGGAGAGGTTTGAACTTGCCTTCGAGTTCAAGGAGATGCTGATTGACAGGGGATTCCCACATGAAAGGCTGGACGTTAAGGCGATGAGCCTTGAGCAGATGTGGGATCCGAACTACCTCGCCGTTCCAGGGCTGATTATCACCGGCTATTCGCTTATCAGGAGGCGTCCCCTTCATGAGTTGATGAACGGTGAGGGGTATGCGTTGTTCATCCTCGATGTCCGCGGAATGACAAAAAACGAAAAGAACAAGTTCAGCTTCGCACTCAGGGGTAGAGATGGAAAAACTGGGATATTGAGAGACCTGGGGGGACGCTATCTCGCCCCGTGGGTGGTTCTCCTCCCCGTGGAGGTCACCTACAGCTTCAAGGAGTTTCTGAAAATGTGGAAGGTACCTTACGAGCTCTACCTGATGTTTGGAACCCTCTACGAGTCAAAGGACTGGAGGATTGAAGAGGGTATCGTGAGACCTTAA
- a CDS encoding DUF998 domain-containing protein encodes MDQIKLSAYISFSLPLIFIVGLLIVLSQNPWFSFTDNALSDMGSIRNPVNYYFNGFLMLFAVLGFIAAIGALRNGLSYLMPLAMVFLFLVGVFPEEYAPHAPAAVLFYVLALADIALVGIKLGRSGISAGYIWSALAVFTFALMLYLVKARVFRGLAIPELVGAFTILSWFVYIGLLQLEVRRNSYRNI; translated from the coding sequence ATGGATCAAATCAAGCTCTCTGCATATATCAGCTTCTCCCTTCCTCTCATCTTCATCGTGGGACTGCTCATCGTTCTCAGCCAGAACCCATGGTTCTCCTTCACAGACAACGCCCTGAGCGACATGGGTTCAATAAGGAACCCGGTGAACTACTACTTCAACGGCTTCCTGATGCTCTTCGCGGTTCTCGGTTTCATAGCCGCCATCGGAGCCCTGAGAAACGGCCTGAGCTACCTGATGCCCCTCGCTATGGTCTTCCTGTTCCTTGTGGGGGTCTTTCCGGAGGAGTACGCACCCCACGCCCCGGCGGCGGTCTTATTCTACGTCCTCGCACTGGCGGACATAGCCCTCGTCGGAATAAAACTCGGCCGGAGCGGTATTTCGGCGGGCTACATCTGGTCTGCCCTGGCCGTCTTTACGTTCGCCCTGATGCTCTACCTCGTTAAGGCGAGGGTCTTCAGGGGTTTAGCCATTCCAGAGCTGGTTGGAGCTTTTACAATACTCTCGTGGTTCGTCTACATCGGCCTGCTCCAGCTCGAGGTTCGTAGGAATTCCTACAGAAACATTTAA
- a CDS encoding PIN domain-containing protein, with amino-acid sequence MDKFFADTYALIEILKGNPNYSKYAGLELYSTEFNLLELSYALTRDFGSERAKGVLTLVRATLIILSPTTEHYIKASDMKLKEKRNGKKLSLIDCLGYVIANDLGLRFLTGDREFEGMENVEFVK; translated from the coding sequence ATGGATAAGTTCTTTGCCGATACGTACGCGCTCATCGAAATTCTCAAGGGAAACCCAAACTATTCAAAATACGCCGGCCTTGAACTGTACTCCACAGAATTCAACCTCCTTGAACTCTCTTACGCTCTCACACGAGACTTTGGGTCGGAGCGGGCAAAGGGTGTTCTGACTCTCGTAAGGGCAACGCTGATTATACTCTCGCCGACAACGGAGCACTATATAAAGGCCTCAGATATGAAACTTAAAGAAAAACGTAACGGCAAAAAATTGTCTTTGATAGATTGCTTGGGCTATGTCATAGCAAATGACCTTGGTCTTAGATTTCTGACAGGCGACAGGGAATTTGAAGGAATGGAAAATGTGGAGTTTGTAAAATAG
- a CDS encoding antitoxin family protein, translating to MGIVVEAIYEDGVFKPLKKLNLPDKTKVTIRVEIFGLLRGWEVDTQRVKDELREVHG from the coding sequence ATGGGAATCGTCGTTGAGGCAATCTATGAAGATGGAGTGTTCAAGCCCCTTAAAAAACTCAACCTTCCAGACAAGACGAAGGTAACCATCAGGGTGGAAATCTTTGGCCTGCTGAGGGGATGGGAGGTAGACACACAAAGGGTAAAAGATGAACTGAGGGAGGTTCATGGATAA
- the thiI gene encoding tRNA uracil 4-sulfurtransferase ThiI, translating to MNVVIVRYGEIGTKSRQTRRWFESILMNNIREALVSEGIGFKKVEAKHGRILVKTNKARDAVDVLGRVFGIVSLSPAMEVDAELDKINRTALKLFRRKKRELGLERPRFRVTARRITKEFPLKSPEVQAKVGEYILENEGSEVNLHEYDIEIGIELMEGRAYVFVDKIYAWGGLPIGTQGKVVALLSGGIDSPVAAFLMMKRGVEVIPVHIYMGEKTLEKVRKIWAQLKKYGYGGKGELIVVKPKERERIIEKLREMKKEKYTCVFCKYMMVRHADRVAREFGAKGIVMGDSLGQVASQTLENMYIVSQATDLPIYRPLVGLDKEEIVRIAKEIGTFELSTLPEDEIPFIPKHPVIRGSWEEFRKIYKAVFGEEPGKREC from the coding sequence ATGAACGTCGTCATAGTCAGATACGGGGAGATAGGAACGAAATCCCGACAGACAAGGAGATGGTTCGAGAGCATACTCATGAACAACATCCGCGAGGCCTTGGTGAGCGAGGGGATTGGGTTCAAAAAGGTCGAAGCGAAGCACGGAAGGATTCTCGTGAAGACGAATAAAGCGAGAGATGCCGTTGATGTTCTTGGGAGGGTTTTTGGCATAGTGTCGCTCTCCCCGGCGATGGAAGTCGATGCCGAGCTGGATAAGATTAACCGGACGGCCCTCAAGCTCTTCAGGAGGAAGAAGCGCGAGCTCGGCCTTGAAAGGCCTCGCTTTAGAGTCACCGCGAGGAGAATCACCAAGGAGTTCCCCCTCAAGAGCCCTGAGGTTCAGGCGAAGGTTGGGGAATACATCCTTGAGAACGAGGGGAGCGAGGTTAATCTGCACGAGTACGACATAGAGATAGGAATAGAACTGATGGAGGGCAGAGCCTACGTCTTCGTTGACAAAATCTACGCCTGGGGGGGCCTTCCAATAGGGACCCAGGGCAAGGTGGTGGCTTTGCTAAGCGGCGGCATAGACTCGCCGGTTGCCGCCTTCCTCATGATGAAGCGCGGCGTTGAGGTTATTCCCGTCCACATCTACATGGGCGAGAAGACCCTCGAAAAGGTCAGGAAGATCTGGGCCCAGCTGAAGAAGTACGGCTACGGCGGAAAGGGCGAGCTGATAGTGGTTAAACCTAAGGAGCGCGAGAGAATCATTGAGAAGCTGCGCGAGATGAAGAAGGAGAAGTACACCTGCGTCTTCTGCAAGTACATGATGGTGAGGCACGCGGATAGAGTGGCGAGGGAGTTCGGGGCGAAGGGAATAGTCATGGGGGATTCCCTCGGGCAAGTGGCCAGCCAAACCCTTGAGAACATGTACATAGTCAGCCAGGCAACGGACCTGCCGATATACCGCCCGCTCGTTGGGCTCGACAAGGAGGAAATCGTGAGGATAGCGAAGGAGATAGGAACCTTCGAGCTCTCAACCCTGCCGGAGGACGAGATTCCGTTCATACCGAAGCACCCCGTGATACGGGGCTCCTGGGAGGAGTTCAGGAAGATTTACAAAGCCGTCTTTGGAGAGGAGCCGGGGAAGAGAGAGTGCTAA
- a CDS encoding nitroreductase family protein encodes MELEDAILKRTSVRYFEERDVPEEDIRALIEAAIRAPTASGLENWKFVVFKSRDAREKLYNLIAEGMTRYYRAVNLPEEKIGKLRRRMYEQGMYRAPIYIAVFIDKNVRFLPGEEFDEPEFIWSVESAAMAIQNLMLKAVELGLGTVYIGVTNFPGIEDEVRELSGLDENHYLVGVIPVGYPKGKVKPRKRRKTLDEVLVFI; translated from the coding sequence GTGGAGCTTGAGGATGCGATACTGAAGAGAACCTCCGTGCGGTATTTCGAAGAGAGAGACGTTCCGGAGGAGGACATTAGGGCGCTGATCGAGGCGGCGATAAGGGCGCCCACCGCGAGCGGCCTGGAGAACTGGAAGTTCGTTGTTTTCAAGAGTAGGGACGCGAGGGAAAAACTCTACAATCTCATAGCCGAGGGTATGACTCGATACTACCGCGCCGTGAACCTCCCGGAGGAGAAGATAGGGAAGCTCAGAAGGCGTATGTATGAACAGGGTATGTATCGTGCACCCATATACATCGCCGTCTTTATCGACAAGAACGTCCGCTTCCTCCCCGGGGAAGAATTCGACGAGCCCGAGTTCATCTGGAGCGTTGAGAGTGCTGCGATGGCGATTCAGAACCTCATGCTCAAAGCCGTTGAGCTCGGCCTCGGAACGGTTTACATAGGGGTTACTAATTTCCCGGGAATAGAGGATGAGGTCAGAGAGCTTTCGGGCCTCGATGAGAACCACTACCTCGTTGGAGTCATCCCGGTCGGCTATCCCAAGGGCAAAGTCAAACCCCGGAAGAGGAGAAAGACCCTCGATGAGGTGCTGGTCTTCATCTAA
- a CDS encoding aspartate/glutamate racemase family protein — MYGWRGRLGLIVPSSNTTMEMELHSAIPNGVSLHTARVPLRNVREEELINMNALSVEAAKLLRDAGVEMILYGCTSGSFIGGKDYEKELESKIEEEVNVPVVSTSTAVVEALKMLDARDVLVITPYMDDINVREREFLEANEFNVLDIRGLGIEDNTQIGKLEPYEAYRLAKASFMDEADAVFISCTNWRTFEIIEPLEEDLGIPVVTSNQASLWLALREMDVMERIPWLGRLFTEF, encoded by the coding sequence ATGTACGGATGGAGAGGTAGGCTTGGACTCATAGTTCCCTCATCGAACACCACCATGGAGATGGAGCTTCATTCTGCAATTCCCAATGGGGTCTCGCTCCACACCGCGAGGGTTCCGCTGAGGAACGTAAGGGAGGAGGAGCTCATCAATATGAACGCCCTCTCCGTCGAGGCGGCGAAGCTTCTGCGCGATGCAGGTGTTGAGATGATCCTCTACGGTTGCACCAGTGGGTCGTTCATCGGTGGGAAGGATTACGAGAAGGAGCTTGAGTCCAAGATAGAGGAAGAAGTAAACGTCCCCGTTGTCAGCACCAGCACAGCCGTGGTGGAGGCCCTCAAGATGCTCGATGCAAGGGATGTGCTGGTCATAACCCCCTACATGGACGATATAAACGTCCGCGAGAGGGAGTTCCTGGAGGCAAACGAGTTCAACGTGCTCGACATAAGGGGACTTGGAATAGAGGACAACACCCAAATCGGAAAGCTCGAACCCTACGAGGCCTATCGCCTCGCCAAGGCCAGCTTCATGGACGAGGCAGACGCGGTCTTCATCAGCTGCACGAACTGGAGAACGTTTGAGATAATCGAGCCTCTCGAGGAAGACCTCGGCATTCCAGTCGTTACGAGCAATCAGGCATCTCTGTGGCTTGCTCTGAGAGAGATGGACGTCATGGAGCGGATCCCCTGGCTTGGAAGACTTTTCACAGAGTTCTGA
- the pfkC gene encoding ADP-specific phosphofructokinase, whose translation MELLDEARKLSIYTAYNTNVDAITFLTGETVQRLIDELGAETVRKRMEDYPREINEPLDFVARLVHALKTGKPMAVPLVNEELHTWFDSHFKYDIERMGGQAGIIANLLANLDFNRVIVYTPHLARKQAEMFVDKPNLLYPVIEDGRLAFKHPREAYREGDPLKVNRIFEFRAGTTFRLGDETIQVPFSGRFIVSARFESIRIYTEPELKPFLPEIGLQVDGAILSGYQGIKLRYSDGKDANHYLKEAKKDILLLKREKDVKVHLEFASIQNRELRKKVIYNLFPLVESVGMDEAEIAHVLNALGYSKLAERIFTYNRIEDTVLGGKILVDEMNLEVLQIHTIYYIMYITHSDNPLSEDELRSSLELATTLAAARASLGDIRSPEDVKVGMKVPYNEYGEFVKLRFEEAKRRLRTREYKVVIIPTRLVKKPVSTVGLGDTISAGAFTSYLAMLGEKGEL comes from the coding sequence ATGGAGCTCCTCGACGAGGCAAGGAAGCTTTCGATATATACCGCCTACAACACGAACGTTGATGCGATAACCTTTCTGACCGGCGAAACTGTGCAGAGGCTCATAGACGAGCTGGGGGCTGAAACCGTCAGGAAAAGGATGGAAGATTATCCTAGGGAGATAAACGAGCCCCTCGACTTCGTCGCAAGGCTGGTTCACGCCCTCAAGACCGGAAAGCCCATGGCGGTGCCCCTGGTTAATGAGGAGCTCCACACCTGGTTCGATTCTCACTTTAAATATGACATCGAGAGGATGGGCGGTCAGGCGGGGATCATAGCGAACCTCCTGGCCAACCTCGACTTCAACAGGGTAATCGTCTACACCCCCCACCTGGCCAGAAAGCAGGCCGAGATGTTCGTGGATAAGCCCAACCTCCTCTATCCAGTCATCGAGGACGGCAGGTTGGCCTTCAAACATCCCCGCGAGGCCTACAGGGAGGGCGACCCGCTAAAGGTGAACCGCATCTTTGAATTCCGTGCCGGAACGACTTTCAGGCTAGGGGACGAGACCATACAGGTTCCCTTCTCTGGCAGGTTCATCGTCTCGGCGAGATTCGAGAGCATAAGGATATACACCGAGCCCGAGCTTAAACCGTTCCTGCCAGAGATCGGCCTTCAGGTTGATGGGGCCATTCTCTCAGGCTACCAGGGGATAAAGCTCCGCTATTCCGATGGAAAAGATGCCAACCACTACCTAAAGGAGGCCAAAAAGGACATACTCCTGCTCAAGCGTGAGAAGGACGTGAAGGTTCACCTCGAGTTCGCCTCAATACAGAACCGCGAGCTCAGGAAGAAGGTGATCTACAACCTCTTTCCCCTGGTGGAGAGCGTGGGGATGGACGAGGCGGAGATAGCCCACGTCCTCAACGCCCTCGGCTACTCCAAGCTCGCGGAGAGGATATTCACTTACAACCGCATAGAGGACACAGTTCTGGGCGGAAAAATCCTCGTTGACGAGATGAACCTGGAGGTGCTCCAGATACACACGATTTACTACATCATGTACATCACCCACTCGGACAACCCGCTGAGCGAGGACGAGCTGAGGAGCAGCCTTGAGCTCGCAACAACCCTGGCCGCGGCGAGGGCTTCCCTCGGGGACATAAGGAGTCCTGAAGACGTAAAGGTCGGTATGAAGGTTCCGTACAACGAGTATGGAGAGTTCGTGAAGCTCCGCTTCGAGGAGGCGAAGAGGCGCTTGAGAACCAGGGAGTATAAGGTCGTGATTATTCCCACAAGGCTCGTCAAAAAACCTGTTTCGACGGTCGGCCTGGGCGATACAATCTCGGCCGGGGCCTTCACAAGCTATCTGGCAATGCTGGGGGAGAAGGGGGAGCTCTAA
- the xerA gene encoding site-specific tyrosine recombinase/integron integrase, whose protein sequence is MDLNETLEEYETYLDLEGKSPNTIRMYSYYVRRYLKWGGKLNSRSALRFLARLRKEGYSNKSLNLVVQALRSYFRFEGAEEEAEKLKPPKVPRSLPKALTREEVRKLLSVIPPTRRRDRLIFLLLYGAGLRVSELCNLKKSDVDFERSLIVVRGGKGAKDRVVPIPGFLLEEIKSYIESRDDDSEYLIVEEGRREKDRISPKTVWYLLRKYGQKAGIRVTPHMLRHSFATHMLENGVDIRAIQELLGHSNLSTTQIYTKVTVEHLRKAQEKARLIEGLME, encoded by the coding sequence ATGGACCTCAATGAGACCCTGGAAGAATATGAGACGTACCTTGACCTTGAGGGGAAGAGCCCCAACACGATTAGGATGTACTCATACTACGTGAGGCGCTACCTTAAGTGGGGCGGAAAGCTTAACTCCCGCTCCGCCCTCCGTTTTCTCGCGAGGCTTAGAAAGGAAGGCTACTCCAACAAAAGCTTAAACTTGGTCGTCCAAGCTTTGCGCTCCTACTTCCGTTTTGAGGGTGCTGAAGAGGAAGCAGAGAAGCTTAAGCCCCCAAAGGTCCCCAGGAGTCTGCCGAAGGCCCTAACCCGCGAGGAAGTCAGAAAGCTGCTCTCGGTAATACCCCCGACGAGAAGGCGCGACAGGCTGATATTTCTCCTGCTCTACGGGGCGGGCCTTAGGGTAAGCGAGCTGTGTAACCTCAAAAAATCGGATGTTGACTTCGAGCGCTCGCTGATAGTTGTGCGAGGCGGCAAGGGTGCCAAGGACCGTGTCGTGCCTATTCCAGGATTCCTTCTGGAGGAGATCAAGTCCTACATTGAGAGCCGCGATGACGACAGTGAGTACCTTATCGTCGAGGAGGGGCGCAGGGAAAAGGACAGGATATCACCCAAGACCGTCTGGTATCTCCTCAGGAAATACGGGCAGAAGGCCGGCATCAGGGTCACGCCACACATGCTCCGCCACAGCTTCGCGACTCACATGCTCGAAAACGGCGTTGACATAAGGGCCATTCAGGAGCTCCTCGGCCACTCGAACCTCTCGACGACGCAGATTTACACCAAGGTTACCGTTGAGCACCTCAGAAAGGCTCAGGAGAAGGCGAGGCTGATAGAGGGGCTGATGGAGTAG